Genomic segment of Tiliqua scincoides isolate rTilSci1 chromosome 1, rTilSci1.hap2, whole genome shotgun sequence:
ACTAAATAGGCTGAATAGAAATGAGGAATCCTGCCATCTACTGCAGCTGATGAACagaagtccacaaaagcttatgctgagaTAAATgtggggcagcccagtccaattCAATGCTGATACAATGGCACCGCTAGGCTCAAGCTGTCTCCAGTGTTGGAGTTGAGCAGGTGGGagctctttgaggtaagggaacatttgggtaAGGGAATCTCCTCACCTCCAGGACATTTACCTATCACCCTCTGTCCGCTCTTCCACCACCCAGTGCAACACCTACCTGCCTCAGTGGCCACTGGGCAGGATGTGGCACCCATAGGATGGTGCAACTTTCCTTGGTTGGGCCACCTACtcattttgttcctttaccccatgtagtgccccagcctgctcaatggggctattcgaatctgcaccagctatttagctggcacaaaatcaagtagtcccatgtagggctttcaggcctggaatgggggtaggatgtggcagaggcctgcttCACCATCCCCGCCCCTAGGCCTGAActacttcctccctgccccaaaacaccatTTACCCACCACCCTCTGTCTGCTCTTCTACAACCAGGTGCAACACCTACCTGCTGCAGTGGCCATCTGGTGGGATGTGGCACCCATGGGATGGGGCAGGCCTTCCCTCGGCGGGGACACTTACTGGGGTGTCAGAAAGTGTGTTAACAACATGCACTTTACCAGCACTTTAACAACATGCAGCACTAGAATTGCctgacaataggattgggctgcagcagcagcaaaagtgaCAACCAATCTTGTAGAACCTTTAAAGTTGCTTCAGATTTATTTCCCAGGGTCTTGGCTCCTGCCCTTCTAGATGAGCAAGCCAGATATCCTGGCTACCATGGGTACTCTTTGATGATGCAAATATAGATTATAGCAACTAGTGTTTTAGAAGGGcactttttgttttataaattctttgtataacaattttaaaactgtTCTTTGATGAATGGGAGatacttttttttaatcaatcaGAAGGAGCTGAGTTGATTTCCTGATTTATCTACTTAACATTACAGCCCTcaatctaacccaggggtgtcaaacttaaggcccaggggccggatgtggcctgcggaagctttttttctggcccataggctctcagctgctgagctgtgctgaggtggcattgctgaaagggcagcccacatgaaaattgggctctcccatatcttgaaagaatatcaagatttgtgtattttctcttctgtcatttgcaactaatgagttcctaagtgagaaaaagtggtgcatattttggttatgaccactttaatgacatcacttcttgcctaatgacatcacttccagccctcagaaggcaccatgaatgctattcggccctctgaatgaaacgagtttgatacccctgatctaaccTTTTGGGAATGAAGCAATCAGCTTAGCACTGAGTTTCATTCTCCATTGGCACTCACAGCTGTCGTCGCTCAAAGGCCTGGAcctttcttagggcccagtcctagccaaatttccagcactgatgtagctataTTAACGGGGTGCGTGCTatattctgcagtggggagggcagtcacagaggcccccccccaaggtatggggacattttcTCCCtcaccatggggctgcattatggctgcatcagtgctggaaggttggataggattgggcccttagtgttatTGTTTACCTCTGCCAACTGGCATGCCTCTACTTTCTATCCATTGAGGTGGGAAGGGATTGAAAGAGAGGACTTATAATCTATAGGCATTCTCTGGTGCTCAGGATAGAGGAAGCTGAGGCAGGGGCAGAGAAAAAAAGTAATTCAGGAAATGCAAGGTGATGAATTTTGAGCTCTGTTCTTCTGGACATTCATCCACTGCTGTGGCCTTGGCTGTTTGAggccatgggtagacctggcctctgccttgaAAAACCCCCATCCCCGACTCCAGGTCTACCTAGAATTCAaagcagcaggtagacctggcatCTGCCTTGTGATCCCCCAGACCCAGCATTCGCAGGGACAGGCACACTGGCACCCCTTTACAGTGTGTACCTGGGGTAGACCACCCACTCCACCCTGCCCTTGGTATGCTGCTGGATTTCAGTGTCCTTGGGTCACAGAGGCCCATGTTTAACTCTATTTCTGTTTCCCTTCTTGCAGGCCCCACTATTGAGCAATGGTCTCCAGCCTCTGGAAGCAGGTGGGTAGCGCACTGATAATGCCTGCCACAGGGTGCAGTTGCCTCTCCGAAGTACAGCCTTCATGGCCTACTGGCCGCCTAACTCTTGACAGCTGTGCCAGGGATCAGCTGTGGACATTAACTGCCTGCTTTGGGTGCCTTCTTAACATGCTAATCAGTAACAGCATGATTTTGTGCACAGATAATGTGGGACGTTATGTATTCCCTGCTAGCTTCACTTTGCGAGGATGATGTGCTTCATTCTAACTCATTACTTCCCCTATGATTCAAGCCTTGGGATTTCTGCCCCGTACCTGGATGCTGTTCCTTAGTCCCAAATCACTTTGCTATCCCAGTCTGAGAGGCTCCAATTCTGTGGGTGCCTGCCTAACCCAGTGTAGTGGCTTCCTATGCAATAAGCAGAGAGTTGGACCTGGAATTCAAAGTTCAAAACTGAGTTCAAAGTTCAGCCTTGTCCCTGGATTCATTGGGTGACCTTTCATTGGGTGATTCATTGGGTGCTCTTTTCCAGCCTCTGTTTCTAATCTGCCATAAGTGAATAATggtaacctacctcacagggttgttgtgaggacactcAATAAAGATTATAAACCTATTTAACAGCATAGGAATGTGTTGAATATAAAATCCACCTCTTGGCTGGTGCTTCTTTTTTCAGAGGAAGTCATTAATTCTTCTCTCATATTTTCCTGTACTGGGACCTTTTTAAGGAAATCACTTGTCCGAGGGAATTAGTTTTGCTCACTACTGAAATCAGACAATGCCTTTGGCGTTACTGAAGCCAGGATTTTTATCCTTTTATTTGGCAAAGGATATGAACAATGATCTATGTTACAGTTTGTGTTTGACACTATCCCTCTGGGATCCAGATCCAACTTGTTTGCAACTCTGTTGTGCTGTTTTTGAGAGTGATCAATATATTaactgtgtgtgtttgtattcTGTTGTACAGAAGGTGGGATGGAGTGGGGAGGATTGAAAAATGGCTTGTGAGTCTATTTGATGGTACTCTGCACAAGCTATGGGTCATTCAGCCCAGCATGTGTTTGCCTGCAGTTCTGATGTGTGGACACCATTTATACAGGGTTAGTGAGAAGGAAGTTCATGTCTGTCCAAAGGGCTGAGATTACTTAAATGTTTCACCTTCCAAGAAACTTTTGCTGTCTGGATTTGCAATGCTTGCCCTTACCTGCTAGGCCCTGCTGTATCTACGAATGTCAAGGACTCGACAATGGAAGCTAAAATTGTAGGACTGGAAGCCAAAGACCTGCCTACAGATAGTCAAAACACAGAGCTGAAGAATGTGATGTCAGATGGCAGGACCATGAATTGGGATCCTAAGGCTGTTGTGTTGGATGCTAAGACTACAAATCAGGATGGCAATGTGACAGCTGTAGATGCCATTGCTACAAAATCGGATGTTAAGATGGCAAATTCAGAGGCCCAAGACTTGGATGTGTCTGACAAGAATGGTGGATCAGAAACCTTTGCTACAAATAACAGGCAAGCAAGGCCAGAGGGCAAGGATGTGATGTCAAGAGACAGGGACAAGGGCTGGAATCCTGAAACAGCTACACTGGTCAATAAAGATGTAGATCAGCATAGCAGAGTTGAGCTTCTGGATGCCACAGTAGTAGCGGAAGAGATAAACAAACCAGAGCAGGTCACCAGAGAAGGCGACAGTGACATCATTTCTCTCGACTGTGAAATTCTTGGGTTTGGTCCAGAGATCGAGTTCCTTGGCCCGAATGCTGAGACCTACATGCATTTCATGCGCAGCCACTGCTGTTACGATGCCATTCCCACCAGCTCCAAACTGGTAGTGTTCGATACCACCTTGCAGGTGAGGGGGATGTGTGAGTTGGTGGGGGTGGAACGCTGAGCTCAGCTTACAAATGCCTTTGAGTCATTCATCTCTGGTTTGGCTGATGCTTTGGCTCAAATGCCCAATTcttctcctttcctccccttgCTTCTAACTAGGGTTACAAAgggagacagagtgcctctacctttaaccactgtatagaagagggaattttggcaggtgcagctcaacatggaagggatgAAAAAACTGCACTTGCCCaaatccctcttctatacaatggttaaaggtagaggcactctgttcccctttgtatCTGATAGCGCTGTCTCTAAAAAAGTTGCCATATATGTCTATTCTCAACATTTGCACTTTTGGGTGACCAAGAAacaacacaggatgcagttgtGTAAATGAAGGGGTGGGGCTAAGCAGAGATTGTGGGTTTGATAGTCATTGACTAGTATCACTAGAGCATGATGCAAATTTATCCCCATCCTAatggtgtgtgtcccccccctTACAAAGGTGAATGCTTACTATTCACTACTGTGGGAGTAGCAAAGTGTTGCACTTGGGGAGCGCTTGTTGCAATGAGTGTGAAATGTACCTAACCCTCCTTGATGGCTTTTTGCACAGAGGCAGGCCACATCTTCCCAAAGAGATCTTGTATGCAAGTCCTCTCTTCTGTCATACCCCACCTGTCATGACTGTCTTTTGTTAGTTATATGCTAATTGTGGGAAGTGAGTGAaatgggaagaaaggaaaaagccCATCCATTTGGTGAAACAGACAAGTAAGATGGTGTTGCCCCTAAAATTCATCTGCAGTGACGAGTACCAAATCTAGCAAGAACCGATTCATAGAGTTGGAGTCCAAGTGGATGACAGTCAAGTGGGGCATAGACTTCTGGCTTTGTTGGGCTGAATGCAGCTATTCCCTCCAACCACAGATAGATGTGTATGGGAAGAGTAACTGCCAGCCTAGCCCTACATACTTTTTTCTCTGTCCCCAGATTAAGAAGGCCTTCTTGGCCATGGTGGCCAATGGGGTGAGAGCTGCCCCCCTCTGGGACAGCAAGAAGCAGTGCTTTGTGGGTAAGTGATGTAGCTGAAATGGCTCAGGAGGGAAAGGGCTACTTTGACTGGGCATAGGGAACATGGGAACAGTTGAAACAAAGGGGCCTCTTGGGGCTTCTGGCCATTCAGGCTGTGCTAGGGATATCTAAGGAGGCAAAATTTGTTGTATGCATGCAGGGGAGTCTGTGAGAGACTTGTTCAGAGTTTCAAGAGCACAAttatatgcatatctactcagaagtaagttccattatagtcaatggggcttactcccaggtaagtgtggataggattgtggcctgtgtcTACTCTGCTTCATGGACCAAAGCCGGCTTCACTTAGATACCTCATATCTGTTGCTTTAACTCCTCCAAATGTTCCACCCACTTgctctttctcttttccttcatgAAGGTATGCTGACCATCACTGACTTCATCAATATCCTACAACGCTATTATCGATCCCCTCTGGTGAGTTTTTCAGCACCGTGCTTCCCTTTCCAGATCTGGAGCAATCCAACTACCAATATCTCCCTCCAAAGAAACACAttgggctagggcagtgattttcagtctttttttgtctcacggcacactgacaaggtattaaaattgtcaaggcacaccattagtttttggaaaattgacaaggcacaccatgctgctgttggggggctcatatcccccaatggtcctattaaaaaatgaccctctGCCAAACTCACGCTGGGCTAGGGCatgggttctcaaactccttaccTTGGCAACCCACTGCATAGTCCACAGTGGATCTGGACCCAGTGAGCCAGGAAGCTGTAGGGTAAAATGGCATGTGTCTCACTTCATTGAAAATGTCATGCTGCAGCTCTTAAACTGTGTGTTGCGGCCCACTAGTTAGTGGattatgacccaatttttggagcAGTAAGAGGCAAGATATGGCCATTGAAATGGGCCATGCACCAGCATGACCCAGAAATGACTTCTGGGTCCTACATCATTTTACCCTGCAACTTCCTGGTCTTGGCAggcctgcaacccaccaaaaatcgcaactcacagtttgggctGGGGAAAACAACAAAGTGGGAGAACCATTTGGTGTCCAGGTAGGCACAATGAACGATTTAGAACTCTCAGATTCCAAGAGATGCTTCTCCATTTGATGAATGAATGGTTTTCCACAAAAGTTCAGTGGAACACAGTTATTAGCAATCATTGAGTTGGAATGCTTGCTAACAATCTAAATGTATTTATAAACATGAAAAATGTTTCTAAGTATTATGGAATTTAAAACTTTACCTTCATGggcatttttaaagaaatccaAGCTTGGTATAAACGAAGCTCACCTCTCAGGAAGCAGCATGCAGCTCCACTGTGGCCAGCAGAAGGGCTGTCAAAGGATGATTCAAACATACATGTCTCAATATTAAGCTTATTAATCTTACCACCCATTGCAATCAACTCGCAATGACATCTCTCTTCTCAATGACGTTGTGCCCTTTTAGGTTCAGATATACGAGATCGAGGAACACAAAATTGAAACATGGAGAGGTGAGGAGGGCACCAGCAGGGGGCACCATATGTGTATGGATGCAATTCAGCTTCATTAAAACTGATAGGAATTCTGCCACTGAGGTGAATGAAGATGAATTGCACCttctgtgcttgtgtgtgtgtgatgtcttTTGCCTGCACATGCTTCATCTGCATTCAAACCATACCTCCCTTAACTTGCTAAATTAGCCCTGAAATGCCCTTATTTTCTCCCTAGACAAAAGATTTAGATTATGCTACAGACCAGTAATTTGCTTTATTCTAGAGAGGCTTCTAGTTCCGATAGCTTGTTTGTTTTCAGTTTGTCATTAGTTCTTCTTGAATATGCCCCATGTGTTCTTTTTCCATACTGTTCAGATGCACTGCCTGGTTTATACCATTATAACTAGGCAttctctggagcagtgtttctcagactgtgggttgggacccactaggtaggtctcgagccaatttcaggtgggtccccattcatttcaatattttatttttaatatattggacttgatgctaccatggtatgtgactgcatttggggaaatgttacagacctgcacttttaacaagccactatgtatattcctttaacaatgatagccaatgggacttactcctgggtaagtgtgggtaggattgcagcctaggattgtcaaaaattttcctgcttgatgacgtcacttctggtgatgacgtcctgacagattctcattctacagagtgggtcccggtgctaaatgtgtgagaactactgccctgGAGGAACGAGGATAAAAGCTGTTTGTCTTCCACCCTCCTAAATTATCTTCAAAAAGTCTTTCCGTAAATGAAAGACACAAACTACACTGCATTGACTGAGGTTGTTCTAGCAAGTTCCATTTATCCCATCATGGTGCTACAGGGTAAGGAAAACTGCAGTTGCAAAGTTGGGCTCCTTCTCAAAGATGTCTGAACCTTTTCCCAGTGCTAGTGTTTTGTAATGCAGTTGGCAACTTCATAGGAAGTTACCccatcctgagtcagaccatttgtccatctagctcagtattgtcaacccatactgggagcagctctccaaggtttcaaacaaggattccctccccccagccctatATGGTGAAGCTagggatggaacctgggaccttctacatacaaagcaggtgctctgccactgtgcTATGGCAACTGTTCCCCCTTTATCTAGATCCCATCATGCTACGAGgtttctttcttctctccccagAGGTGTATCTGCAAGGTTGCTTCAAACCCCTAGTGTACATCTCCCCAAACGATAGGTAAGTCATACCTGGTGCCTTCTTCTTCTGTCATGGACCCCTGCCTTTCCCCATTGCCAACAACCCCACTATGTCATATGTTGCCAAATTCTGGCTGTCATCTCATAGTAGTCAATCACATATCTGAAGAGTGAAGGAGGGGGACGGCAAGTAGAAGACGGGCGGCAAGTAGAAGAGCAGGAGGCTGAAAAAGGAGTGGGTACAGAGCACAGGATCATAAACAAAGGGTTTTGTTTCTGTAGCCCTTCCCCATCCACACTGGTCTCTCCCCACGACACTTGTTGATAAGGCTGCAACCTTTTCTTATAAACAGAGGCTTTGTGTCTTTAATAACTACATAATAGGCAGAAATCCAGAGTGAagcttcatggcctttttaacatattttatacatcttttagttgcttttttacaggcctgattcctctatgaactgctgttttatgctcttttttttattctgacttttatctgactactgtttttatggtttctgttattgtgtttttaatatgtttttatctgtttgttaaattatgttttaatctgtttttatatgttgtaagccgccctgggtccctttagggagaagggcgggatagaaataaagtttattattattattattattattattattattttctcatGCCAGAAAAAACGTTACCTGTTGGTTTCTGCCTGTCATTGAACGGTAATGCACAGAGACTTTATCTGTAAGAGGCTGGAAACTTTTTGGTGTCACTCAGCACTGGGTGCTCTCTCTCAACACTGTTCCTTTGTCCCTAGACCACTCATGCTACAtaatgcccaaagcagctcataTAATTGTCTGGCTGCCAGACTGTGTCTCAAGCCACACTCCAGGCATATCATGTGGTGTTTTTGTTTCTCCCATTTCTAGCCTCTTTGATGCCGTTTATTCCTTAATTAAGAACAAGATACACCGGTTGCCTGTTATTGAACCCATCTCAGGGAACGTCCTCCATATCCTGACACACAAACGCATCCTCAAGTTCCTGCATATCTTTGTGAGTGCTCCTGGGTGGCTAGGAAGCTTCTGTGGTGTCAGTGGTGGTGCCCTTTCTTTCACGTTTATTTTCCACACTCCTGTCTCTGTACACAATGTGCTATGGAGTTACACAGACAAAATGAATAGACCTATGCCCCCAGGGAACTTAACAGTCTGAAATAGGCTATGGGGGAAACAGCAAAGGTAATTAGAAGCAAGGACAGGGATCAATGTGGACAAGTGCAGTGAAGGGTACTTAAAATCTGATTACACTTGAGAAAGAGGATGAAGCTCTTTTCAGCTAAAAACatgtgaaaaaggaaaagggatgGATAACGTGGCTGATCAGGGACAGCATGGGGCAGAAGGGGAGAATGGGTGGCTTTGTGGTAGGGAGCAAGAGAACTTCAGATGATGAAGGCTTTGGAATCTTTTCTGTTGTAGCTTTGAGTTTGGGCTGACATTAGCTGGAGATCTCTGTACCACAGTGGTGAGATGGGACCATTTTATTTGCTGATCAAAATGTCTTACCAAAACTCTTGATGATAGagatttgtcctcttcccctcctgcacCATTTGGATAAGGGAGTTAGTCTATGCTACTAAAATTAGGTACATCTAACATGCAGAACTGAATTCTCTTTTCTGCTATCAAATCTCAGAGTCTAGTTTTTGTCTCTCTAAGCAAACCCTTCATAGAACCTAAGAAGCCTccttactgagtcagaccattggtccaccttgctcagtattgtctatactgagtaactctccaaggtttcaggcaaggacttcccagtcctacctgaaaAATgtgagggattgaacctgggcccttctgcatacAAGGCTGCTTCTCCACTCCTGAACTGTAGTCCTGTGGGCTGGGGAAGGGTCCTCAGCCTTCCCTTGCAGCAGTTGACTTTTCCCTCCCTGTAGGGAGCCATGCTTCCAAAGCCACGTTTCCTGAGGAAGACTATCTTAGAGCTGGGTATTGGCACCTTCCGTGATATCGCCATGGTGTTAGAGTCTGCTCCTGTCTACACAGCTCTGGAGATCTTTGTGGACCGCAGAGTCTCTGCATTGCCTGTCATTAATGAACGAGGTAGGACTCTCTATAGGGTGTTTGCCACATGAACAGAGCCATTGCAAGATGCAGTTTTTactgggctgtaccatttcagactccAGAGGGGCAAGTACCTCTGTGAATATCCCACTCCTCCATCCAGTACCTGGAAATGCCTTGCTGTTCAAAGCGGTATGTTGCAGACAGCCCTCCCCTTTGTGGTGTGCTATTAACTGTGAGAAAGCCTGATTTGTCTTTCTTTTTCAACTCCTTCCACTGTACTTCTGTAATGAGTCTGGATTCTCAGTCCAGTTTGCTGCTGATTTGAATTTGCCATGCACTCTGTCAATGTTTTCCCCTTCATAATTATTAAAATAATCATTCTGTTGTTCATTTATGATGCACATGGCAGCACCTACTTCAGCACTGGCCTACTTTCTTGGCCCTCCTGTGCAGCCATTGCCCTTAGTAGGAGTGTGCTGCTGTAGGGACTGCTCAGGAATGCACTGTGATTCCGTATGCTGTATTTTACTGCTTTCATTATCATTCTGCTACTTAACTTTTGTTGTGAACTGCCTTGGTTGTCCTAtgaagaaaaggcaggatatacatacCTTAATTAAATGAACACCCTCGCCTTAAGAAAGTCTTGTCACTTACCCTCCCAGTCCTTATTTCTTTGTGTTTGCCATGAAGCATGACTGGTCACTTTCTCAAGGACTCAAGCTGGGTGGGATCCTGATGGAATGCTAGAATCGGTTTTTGGAGGATGGGGAGCAATTGGTTATGACTTGATAATATTCAGGGATTAGTGTGTTTTCCTATGCGTATTTtatggaaaggggaaaaataatgtTGGTAATAGAAGATCATCCAGCACCAGAACTTTCTTCCAATCCTGAAATTGAGTGATGGCTGGATTTTAAATGAATCCTACATGTTTATTGTATCTTGTTGTTTTCCATGAAGTATTTTACTGTAGTTGTTGGAACAGGTCTAGCATTATGGGAAGGGTTACTCCTACTGGTCAAGGTCATCTGTAATGAAGTCTTCCTTTCTTTACAGGGCATGTGGTTGGGCTGTACTCTCGCTTTGATGTGATTGTAAGTATGGCACAATCCCATTTTTTCCAAGTTTGTTCAGTTTGGGCAATTAGATGGTTACATAAAGAGAAGTATCACCTAAGCAGAGCTAAAGTGCTATGGGGACATGTAGAGAAATGAGAGAttggagaattgggggggggggcattttgaatAACCAAAGCCAAGAACATATTTTTTCCTTTGTTGTCTCTATGGGTGCGAACTCATTTCCAGGCAGAATTGCCTGGTACCTGTGTGATTGTGGGGAGCCATTGAGGCTGGTGCCTAGTTGGCATGCTAAGTGCTGCCCCTTTACCTTCCCCCCCTTcactctttctcttctgctctgtcctcctcgatctctcccaatccagggagtgggagttgTGGAGGTGGGTGCTTTCTGCCAGTCTGTTGTATGAAGTGACTGCCTGAGTTGGCCTCCTGGTGGGGCCGGCCCTGAGCCTCTTGCAAGTACTGTATTTCCCatactctaacccaggggtgtccaaacattttggcaggagggccacatcatctctctaacacctTGCcaggggccaggagaaaaaagaattaatttacctttaaaatttgaataaatttacataaatgaatttattagggatggaacttatatgaatgaatgacggtcttgcagtagctcaaggcctataaaaggccttgcacaaagcaaggccaacctttcctttgctgccactgctgcatcacagacatgaaacagcaagaagtggagggagccctcatcccacagctcaggtgaaaggtcgaaaagtcgtcctcatgctgaaagcagttgcgtcaggccagcaagggctccagcaagtctccggagggccaaaggctcattggagactgggggctccctgtgggcctgattgggagctcctgaggaccgcatgtggcccccgggccggggtttgggcacccctgctctaacctaaAGGAATTGGACCTTTTGTCTTGTAGTTGGCTCCAGAGAGGAAATGTAGGTGCTATTTGGCAGTCATCTTTCTGCAAATTATGTTTGTGGGACCGGTAGCAAAGCAAACGTGGGAGTGGTATCAATGTTTGTTGGATCATGCAAATTATAAATTGGGATGGAGGGAGACTCACATTCCTGGCAGAGTGGAGTAAGAGTTAATTTAAATGATGAGATGGTACCCAGTGATTAACTTAATGACATGTTTCATTTTACTAAAGCCTtttgtgggagagggagagggaagctGACTGTGACAGCTTCAATTTGCCTAACAGATATTACTTGCAAGTTGGAACCTTTACATAAACGAGTGATTTAAAATTAAAACTCTGACATCTCAAACCTTTTTTCAACAGGCTAGTGGGAGGGCAAGCCTTGTGATGACCTGGAATTTTTCACCAACTCTGAACTGCAAAAaggagacattttaaaaagtgtttgaaAGACCAAAGAACATActggttgagtctccttatttgcgagg
This window contains:
- the PRKAG3 gene encoding 5'-AMP-activated protein kinase subunit gamma-3; this translates as MEQAAAAPALEQAPLLSNGLQPLEAGPAVSTNVKDSTMEAKIVGLEAKDLPTDSQNTELKNVMSDGRTMNWDPKAVVLDAKTTNQDGNVTAVDAIATKSDVKMANSEAQDLDVSDKNGGSETFATNNRQARPEGKDVMSRDRDKGWNPETATLVNKDVDQHSRVELLDATVVAEEINKPEQVTREGDSDIISLDCEILGFGPEIEFLGPNAETYMHFMRSHCCYDAIPTSSKLVVFDTTLQIKKAFLAMVANGVRAAPLWDSKKQCFVGMLTITDFINILQRYYRSPLVQIYEIEEHKIETWREVYLQGCFKPLVYISPNDSLFDAVYSLIKNKIHRLPVIEPISGNVLHILTHKRILKFLHIFGAMLPKPRFLRKTILELGIGTFRDIAMVLESAPVYTALEIFVDRRVSALPVINERGHVVGLYSRFDVIHLAAQKSYNNLDISVGEALKQRLVCLEGVLTCHPYETMEAIIDRIAKEQVHRLVLVDEKNTPQGIVSLSDILQALVLTPAGIDRYSL